Proteins encoded by one window of Tubulanus polymorphus chromosome 7, tnTubPoly1.2, whole genome shotgun sequence:
- the LOC141908213 gene encoding solute carrier family 53 member 1-like isoform X4 yields MKFAEHLGAHITPEWRKQYINYEKMKEMLYKAQEEQPSPEESHPSAIERYLVRFHDYFLHFCQKELAKINTFFSEKLAEAIRKYSTLKAELMLHQEAQKRNKQHHHGNKNKQDPSSQLRHRSSVFAVLEEKEQVVQTRKMHDLKLAFSEFYLSLILLQNYQTLNFTGFRKILKKHDKLYVTDLGSQWRMEHVEPAPFYTSKDVDQLISKVEALFTNELEGGNRQKAMKRLRVPPLTEQQNPWTTFRVGFYIGVFVVLISILCISAPLLKIDVPWVPALIMYRGTFLIVFFLALISGNTYGWRTSGVNHVLIFEIDPRNHLSHQELLEMAGFFGVIWGLSVIGYLFSSLIHIPVFANPLALVAFYVIYLLNPIKILHYKARFWLLRVLFRIFTAPFHYVSFPDFWLADQLNSLAVIMQDFEFFICYYAFEVDWLGADRPEVCNKVTYGIRPLVALLPAWFRFAQCLRRYRDTKQAFPHLVNAGKYSTTFFVVVFSSLNKYYIDHHGDHWKQINAFFYLWIASCIVSSCYTYTWDIKMDWGLFDKNAGENRFLREEIVYAYKGYYYFGIIEDFILRFAWSITVSVGEGGLIHGEILKTVLAVFEVVRRFIWNFFRLENEHLNNCGQFRAVRDISITPIHANDQALLENMMDNDDGVQNRMKHKKKKTRRRSSKYLLEDDPET; encoded by the exons ATGAAGTTTGCGGAACACTTGGGAGCCCATATAACGCCGGAATGGCGCAAACAGTACATCAACTACGAG aaaatgaaagaaatgctGTACAAAGCACAAGAGGAACAGCCATCGCCGGAAG AATCACATCCCAGCGCGATCGAACGTTATCTAGTTCGATTTCATGACTATTTCCTTCACTTTTGTCAAAAAGAACTGGCAAAGATAAATACGTTCTTCTCAG AAAAACTCGCCGAAGCGATTCGAAAATATTCGACGCTGAAAGCCGAATTGATGTTACACCAAGAAGCGCAGAAACGCAATAAACAACATCACCACGGCAACAAGAACAAACAGGATCCGTCGTCACAGTTGCGGCACCGCAGCAGCGTGTTCGCGGTGCTCGAAGAAAAAGAGCAAGTCGTTCAAACTCGTAAAATGCACGATTTGAAATTGGCGTTCAGCGAGTTTTATCTCAGTTTGATCTTATTGCAAAATTACCAAACTCTCAATTTCACCGGCTTTCGAAAGATTCTCAAAAAACATGACAAG CTGTACGTTACTGATCTTGGTTCGCAGTGGAGAATGGAACACGTGGAACCAGCACCATTCTACACCAGTAAAGACGTTGATCAACTCATATCCAAAGTTGAG GCTTTGTTTACGAATGAATTGGAGGGAGGAAATCGTCAGAAAGCGATGAAAAGATTGCGCGTACCGCCGCTTACCGAACAG CAAAATCCATGGACTACGTTTCGAGTGGGCTTTTATATTGGTGTCTTTGTTGtacttatttctatattatgtaTATCTG ctCCATTATTGAAGATCGATGTCCCGTGGGTTCCAGCGTTGATCATGTACCGCGGTACGTTTCTAATCGTATTTTTCTTGGCACTGATCAGCGGAAATACGTACGGCTGGAGAACATCGGGTGTCAACCACGTTCTGATATTCGAAATCGATCCTAGGAATCATTTGTCGCATCAGGAACTGTTAGAG ATGGCAGGATTTTTCGGTGTGATATGGGGATTGAGTGTTATCGGTTATTTGTTTAGCAGTCTGATTCATATTCCAGTATTCGCGAATCCGCTTGCCTTGGTCGCTTTTTATGTGATTTACCTGCTGAATCCGATTaaaattctacattataaAGCACGTTTCTGGTTGCTCAGGGTACTC TTTCGAATCTTTACCGCTCCTTTCCATTATGTGAGCTTTCCCGATTTCTGGCTGGCTGATCAGTTGAACAGTTTGGCCGTCATCATGCAGGATTTCGAGTTTTTCATCTGTTACTATGCATTTGAAGTTGACTGGCTAGGTGCTGATC GTCCTGAAGTGTGCAATAAGGTTACTTATGGAATCCGCCCTCTTGTTGCGCTGCTTCCCGCTTGGTTTCGGTTTGCTCAATGTCTACGACGTTATCGTGATACGAAACAAGCGTTTCCACATTTAGTCAACGCCGGCAAATATTCGACTACATTCTTTGTTGTGGTGTTTTCATCCTTAAACAAGTATTATATCG ATCATCACGGAGACCATTGGAAACAGATCAATGCATTCTTCTATTTGTGGATCGCTTCGTGCATCGTTAGTTCCTGTTACACGTACACGTgggatataaaaatggattggGGATTGTTCGATAAAAACGCCGGTGAAAATCGCTTTCTACGCGAGGAAATCGTCTACGCGTATAAG GGTTATTATTATTTCGGAATTATTGAAGATTTTATACTGAGATTTGCGTGGAGTATTACGGTATCTGTTGGTGAAGGTGGTCTCATACACGGTGAAATACTCAAAACGGTTCTAGCTGTGTTTGAAGTCGTCAG ACGTTTTATCTGGAACTTTTTCCGATTAGAGAATGAACATTTGAACAACTGCGGTCAGTTCCGCGCCGTACGggatatatctataacaccgATACACGCGAATGATCAGGCATTACTGGAGAATATGATGGACAACGACGACGGCGTACAAAACCGaatgaaacataaaaagaagaaaactAG
- the LOC141908213 gene encoding xenotropic and polytropic retrovirus receptor 1 homolog isoform X1: MKFAEHLGAHITPEWRKQYINYEKMKEMLYKAQEEQPSPEESHPSAIERYLVRFHDYFLHFCQKELAKINTFFSEKLAEAIRKYSTLKAELMLHQEAQKRNKQHHHGNKNKQDPSSQLRHRSSVFAVLEEKEQVVQTRKMHDLKLAFSEFYLSLILLQNYQTLNFTGFRKILKKHDKLYVTDLGSQWRMEHVEPAPFYTSKDVDQLISKVEALFTNELEGGNRQKAMKRLRVPPLTEQQNPWTTFRVGFYIGVFVVLISILCISAPLLKIDVPWVPALIMYRGTFLIVFFLALISGNTYGWRTSGVNHVLIFEIDPRNHLSHQELLEMAGFFGVIWGLSVIGYLFSSLIHIPVFANPLALVAFYVIYLLNPIKILHYKARFWLLRVLFRIFTAPFHYVSFPDFWLADQLNSLAVIMQDFEFFICYYAFEVDWLGADRPEVCNKVTYGIRPLVALLPAWFRFAQCLRRYRDTKQAFPHLVNAGKYSTTFFVVVFSSLNKYYIDHHGDHWKQINAFFYLWIASCIVSSCYTYTWDIKMDWGLFDKNAGENRFLREEIVYAYKGYYYFGIIEDFILRFAWSITVSVGEGGLIHGEILKTVLAVFEVVRRFIWNFFRLENEHLNNCGQFRAVRDISITPIHANDQALLENMMDNDDGVQNRMKHKKKKTRQRSRTYKPVEVEPHRWPSNRLAKVQELRRVYGKIGGRRSSKYLLEDDPET, translated from the exons ATGAAGTTTGCGGAACACTTGGGAGCCCATATAACGCCGGAATGGCGCAAACAGTACATCAACTACGAG aaaatgaaagaaatgctGTACAAAGCACAAGAGGAACAGCCATCGCCGGAAG AATCACATCCCAGCGCGATCGAACGTTATCTAGTTCGATTTCATGACTATTTCCTTCACTTTTGTCAAAAAGAACTGGCAAAGATAAATACGTTCTTCTCAG AAAAACTCGCCGAAGCGATTCGAAAATATTCGACGCTGAAAGCCGAATTGATGTTACACCAAGAAGCGCAGAAACGCAATAAACAACATCACCACGGCAACAAGAACAAACAGGATCCGTCGTCACAGTTGCGGCACCGCAGCAGCGTGTTCGCGGTGCTCGAAGAAAAAGAGCAAGTCGTTCAAACTCGTAAAATGCACGATTTGAAATTGGCGTTCAGCGAGTTTTATCTCAGTTTGATCTTATTGCAAAATTACCAAACTCTCAATTTCACCGGCTTTCGAAAGATTCTCAAAAAACATGACAAG CTGTACGTTACTGATCTTGGTTCGCAGTGGAGAATGGAACACGTGGAACCAGCACCATTCTACACCAGTAAAGACGTTGATCAACTCATATCCAAAGTTGAG GCTTTGTTTACGAATGAATTGGAGGGAGGAAATCGTCAGAAAGCGATGAAAAGATTGCGCGTACCGCCGCTTACCGAACAG CAAAATCCATGGACTACGTTTCGAGTGGGCTTTTATATTGGTGTCTTTGTTGtacttatttctatattatgtaTATCTG ctCCATTATTGAAGATCGATGTCCCGTGGGTTCCAGCGTTGATCATGTACCGCGGTACGTTTCTAATCGTATTTTTCTTGGCACTGATCAGCGGAAATACGTACGGCTGGAGAACATCGGGTGTCAACCACGTTCTGATATTCGAAATCGATCCTAGGAATCATTTGTCGCATCAGGAACTGTTAGAG ATGGCAGGATTTTTCGGTGTGATATGGGGATTGAGTGTTATCGGTTATTTGTTTAGCAGTCTGATTCATATTCCAGTATTCGCGAATCCGCTTGCCTTGGTCGCTTTTTATGTGATTTACCTGCTGAATCCGATTaaaattctacattataaAGCACGTTTCTGGTTGCTCAGGGTACTC TTTCGAATCTTTACCGCTCCTTTCCATTATGTGAGCTTTCCCGATTTCTGGCTGGCTGATCAGTTGAACAGTTTGGCCGTCATCATGCAGGATTTCGAGTTTTTCATCTGTTACTATGCATTTGAAGTTGACTGGCTAGGTGCTGATC GTCCTGAAGTGTGCAATAAGGTTACTTATGGAATCCGCCCTCTTGTTGCGCTGCTTCCCGCTTGGTTTCGGTTTGCTCAATGTCTACGACGTTATCGTGATACGAAACAAGCGTTTCCACATTTAGTCAACGCCGGCAAATATTCGACTACATTCTTTGTTGTGGTGTTTTCATCCTTAAACAAGTATTATATCG ATCATCACGGAGACCATTGGAAACAGATCAATGCATTCTTCTATTTGTGGATCGCTTCGTGCATCGTTAGTTCCTGTTACACGTACACGTgggatataaaaatggattggGGATTGTTCGATAAAAACGCCGGTGAAAATCGCTTTCTACGCGAGGAAATCGTCTACGCGTATAAG GGTTATTATTATTTCGGAATTATTGAAGATTTTATACTGAGATTTGCGTGGAGTATTACGGTATCTGTTGGTGAAGGTGGTCTCATACACGGTGAAATACTCAAAACGGTTCTAGCTGTGTTTGAAGTCGTCAG ACGTTTTATCTGGAACTTTTTCCGATTAGAGAATGAACATTTGAACAACTGCGGTCAGTTCCGCGCCGTACGggatatatctataacaccgATACACGCGAATGATCAGGCATTACTGGAGAATATGATGGACAACGACGACGGCGTACAAAACCGaatgaaacataaaaagaagaaaactAG gCAAAGATCACGGACGTACAAACCAGTTGAAGTCGAGCCGCATAGGTGGCCCTCTAACAG
- the LOC141908213 gene encoding solute carrier family 53 member 1-like isoform X2 has translation MKFAEHLGAHITPEWRKQYINYEKMKEMLYKAQEEQPSPEESHPSAIERYLVRFHDYFLHFCQKELAKINTFFSEKLAEAIRKYSTLKAELMLHQEAQKRNKQHHHGNKNKQDPSSQLRHRSSVFAVLEEKEQVVQTRKMHDLKLAFSEFYLSLILLQNYQTLNFTGFRKILKKHDKLYVTDLGSQWRMEHVEPAPFYTSKDVDQLISKVEALFTNELEGGNRQKAMKRLRVPPLTEQQNPWTTFRVGFYIGVFVVLISILCISAPLLKIDVPWVPALIMYRGTFLIVFFLALISGNTYGWRTSGVNHVLIFEIDPRNHLSHQELLEMAGFFGVIWGLSVIGYLFSSLIHIPVFANPLALVAFYVIYLLNPIKILHYKARFWLLRVLFRIFTAPFHYVSFPDFWLADQLNSLAVIMQDFEFFICYYAFEVDWLGADRPEVCNKVTYGIRPLVALLPAWFRFAQCLRRYRDTKQAFPHLVNAGKYSTTFFVVVFSSLNKYYIDHHGDHWKQINAFFYLWIASCIVSSCYTYTWDIKMDWGLFDKNAGENRFLREEIVYAYKGYYYFGIIEDFILRFAWSITVSVGEGGLIHGEILKTVLAVFEVVRRFIWNFFRLENEHLNNCGQFRAVRDISITPIHANDQALLENMMDNDDGVQNRMKHKKKKTRQRSRTYKPVEVEPHRWPSNRRRSSKYLLEDDPET, from the exons ATGAAGTTTGCGGAACACTTGGGAGCCCATATAACGCCGGAATGGCGCAAACAGTACATCAACTACGAG aaaatgaaagaaatgctGTACAAAGCACAAGAGGAACAGCCATCGCCGGAAG AATCACATCCCAGCGCGATCGAACGTTATCTAGTTCGATTTCATGACTATTTCCTTCACTTTTGTCAAAAAGAACTGGCAAAGATAAATACGTTCTTCTCAG AAAAACTCGCCGAAGCGATTCGAAAATATTCGACGCTGAAAGCCGAATTGATGTTACACCAAGAAGCGCAGAAACGCAATAAACAACATCACCACGGCAACAAGAACAAACAGGATCCGTCGTCACAGTTGCGGCACCGCAGCAGCGTGTTCGCGGTGCTCGAAGAAAAAGAGCAAGTCGTTCAAACTCGTAAAATGCACGATTTGAAATTGGCGTTCAGCGAGTTTTATCTCAGTTTGATCTTATTGCAAAATTACCAAACTCTCAATTTCACCGGCTTTCGAAAGATTCTCAAAAAACATGACAAG CTGTACGTTACTGATCTTGGTTCGCAGTGGAGAATGGAACACGTGGAACCAGCACCATTCTACACCAGTAAAGACGTTGATCAACTCATATCCAAAGTTGAG GCTTTGTTTACGAATGAATTGGAGGGAGGAAATCGTCAGAAAGCGATGAAAAGATTGCGCGTACCGCCGCTTACCGAACAG CAAAATCCATGGACTACGTTTCGAGTGGGCTTTTATATTGGTGTCTTTGTTGtacttatttctatattatgtaTATCTG ctCCATTATTGAAGATCGATGTCCCGTGGGTTCCAGCGTTGATCATGTACCGCGGTACGTTTCTAATCGTATTTTTCTTGGCACTGATCAGCGGAAATACGTACGGCTGGAGAACATCGGGTGTCAACCACGTTCTGATATTCGAAATCGATCCTAGGAATCATTTGTCGCATCAGGAACTGTTAGAG ATGGCAGGATTTTTCGGTGTGATATGGGGATTGAGTGTTATCGGTTATTTGTTTAGCAGTCTGATTCATATTCCAGTATTCGCGAATCCGCTTGCCTTGGTCGCTTTTTATGTGATTTACCTGCTGAATCCGATTaaaattctacattataaAGCACGTTTCTGGTTGCTCAGGGTACTC TTTCGAATCTTTACCGCTCCTTTCCATTATGTGAGCTTTCCCGATTTCTGGCTGGCTGATCAGTTGAACAGTTTGGCCGTCATCATGCAGGATTTCGAGTTTTTCATCTGTTACTATGCATTTGAAGTTGACTGGCTAGGTGCTGATC GTCCTGAAGTGTGCAATAAGGTTACTTATGGAATCCGCCCTCTTGTTGCGCTGCTTCCCGCTTGGTTTCGGTTTGCTCAATGTCTACGACGTTATCGTGATACGAAACAAGCGTTTCCACATTTAGTCAACGCCGGCAAATATTCGACTACATTCTTTGTTGTGGTGTTTTCATCCTTAAACAAGTATTATATCG ATCATCACGGAGACCATTGGAAACAGATCAATGCATTCTTCTATTTGTGGATCGCTTCGTGCATCGTTAGTTCCTGTTACACGTACACGTgggatataaaaatggattggGGATTGTTCGATAAAAACGCCGGTGAAAATCGCTTTCTACGCGAGGAAATCGTCTACGCGTATAAG GGTTATTATTATTTCGGAATTATTGAAGATTTTATACTGAGATTTGCGTGGAGTATTACGGTATCTGTTGGTGAAGGTGGTCTCATACACGGTGAAATACTCAAAACGGTTCTAGCTGTGTTTGAAGTCGTCAG ACGTTTTATCTGGAACTTTTTCCGATTAGAGAATGAACATTTGAACAACTGCGGTCAGTTCCGCGCCGTACGggatatatctataacaccgATACACGCGAATGATCAGGCATTACTGGAGAATATGATGGACAACGACGACGGCGTACAAAACCGaatgaaacataaaaagaagaaaactAG gCAAAGATCACGGACGTACAAACCAGTTGAAGTCGAGCCGCATAGGTGGCCCTCTAACAG
- the LOC141908213 gene encoding xenotropic and polytropic retrovirus receptor 1 homolog isoform X3, which translates to MKFAEHLGAHITPEWRKQYINYEKMKEMLYKAQEEQPSPEESHPSAIERYLVRFHDYFLHFCQKELAKINTFFSEKLAEAIRKYSTLKAELMLHQEAQKRNKQHHHGNKNKQDPSSQLRHRSSVFAVLEEKEQVVQTRKMHDLKLAFSEFYLSLILLQNYQTLNFTGFRKILKKHDKLYVTDLGSQWRMEHVEPAPFYTSKDVDQLISKVEALFTNELEGGNRQKAMKRLRVPPLTEQQNPWTTFRVGFYIGVFVVLISILCISAPLLKIDVPWVPALIMYRGTFLIVFFLALISGNTYGWRTSGVNHVLIFEIDPRNHLSHQELLEMAGFFGVIWGLSVIGYLFSSLIHIPVFANPLALVAFYVIYLLNPIKILHYKARFWLLRVLFRIFTAPFHYVSFPDFWLADQLNSLAVIMQDFEFFICYYAFEVDWLGADRPEVCNKVTYGIRPLVALLPAWFRFAQCLRRYRDTKQAFPHLVNAGKYSTTFFVVVFSSLNKYYIDHHGDHWKQINAFFYLWIASCIVSSCYTYTWDIKMDWGLFDKNAGENRFLREEIVYAYKGYYYFGIIEDFILRFAWSITVSVGEGGLIHGEILKTVLAVFEVVRRFIWNFFRLENEHLNNCGQFRAVRDISITPIHANDQALLENMMDNDDGVQNRMKHKKKKTRLAKVQELRRVYGKIGGRRSSKYLLEDDPET; encoded by the exons ATGAAGTTTGCGGAACACTTGGGAGCCCATATAACGCCGGAATGGCGCAAACAGTACATCAACTACGAG aaaatgaaagaaatgctGTACAAAGCACAAGAGGAACAGCCATCGCCGGAAG AATCACATCCCAGCGCGATCGAACGTTATCTAGTTCGATTTCATGACTATTTCCTTCACTTTTGTCAAAAAGAACTGGCAAAGATAAATACGTTCTTCTCAG AAAAACTCGCCGAAGCGATTCGAAAATATTCGACGCTGAAAGCCGAATTGATGTTACACCAAGAAGCGCAGAAACGCAATAAACAACATCACCACGGCAACAAGAACAAACAGGATCCGTCGTCACAGTTGCGGCACCGCAGCAGCGTGTTCGCGGTGCTCGAAGAAAAAGAGCAAGTCGTTCAAACTCGTAAAATGCACGATTTGAAATTGGCGTTCAGCGAGTTTTATCTCAGTTTGATCTTATTGCAAAATTACCAAACTCTCAATTTCACCGGCTTTCGAAAGATTCTCAAAAAACATGACAAG CTGTACGTTACTGATCTTGGTTCGCAGTGGAGAATGGAACACGTGGAACCAGCACCATTCTACACCAGTAAAGACGTTGATCAACTCATATCCAAAGTTGAG GCTTTGTTTACGAATGAATTGGAGGGAGGAAATCGTCAGAAAGCGATGAAAAGATTGCGCGTACCGCCGCTTACCGAACAG CAAAATCCATGGACTACGTTTCGAGTGGGCTTTTATATTGGTGTCTTTGTTGtacttatttctatattatgtaTATCTG ctCCATTATTGAAGATCGATGTCCCGTGGGTTCCAGCGTTGATCATGTACCGCGGTACGTTTCTAATCGTATTTTTCTTGGCACTGATCAGCGGAAATACGTACGGCTGGAGAACATCGGGTGTCAACCACGTTCTGATATTCGAAATCGATCCTAGGAATCATTTGTCGCATCAGGAACTGTTAGAG ATGGCAGGATTTTTCGGTGTGATATGGGGATTGAGTGTTATCGGTTATTTGTTTAGCAGTCTGATTCATATTCCAGTATTCGCGAATCCGCTTGCCTTGGTCGCTTTTTATGTGATTTACCTGCTGAATCCGATTaaaattctacattataaAGCACGTTTCTGGTTGCTCAGGGTACTC TTTCGAATCTTTACCGCTCCTTTCCATTATGTGAGCTTTCCCGATTTCTGGCTGGCTGATCAGTTGAACAGTTTGGCCGTCATCATGCAGGATTTCGAGTTTTTCATCTGTTACTATGCATTTGAAGTTGACTGGCTAGGTGCTGATC GTCCTGAAGTGTGCAATAAGGTTACTTATGGAATCCGCCCTCTTGTTGCGCTGCTTCCCGCTTGGTTTCGGTTTGCTCAATGTCTACGACGTTATCGTGATACGAAACAAGCGTTTCCACATTTAGTCAACGCCGGCAAATATTCGACTACATTCTTTGTTGTGGTGTTTTCATCCTTAAACAAGTATTATATCG ATCATCACGGAGACCATTGGAAACAGATCAATGCATTCTTCTATTTGTGGATCGCTTCGTGCATCGTTAGTTCCTGTTACACGTACACGTgggatataaaaatggattggGGATTGTTCGATAAAAACGCCGGTGAAAATCGCTTTCTACGCGAGGAAATCGTCTACGCGTATAAG GGTTATTATTATTTCGGAATTATTGAAGATTTTATACTGAGATTTGCGTGGAGTATTACGGTATCTGTTGGTGAAGGTGGTCTCATACACGGTGAAATACTCAAAACGGTTCTAGCTGTGTTTGAAGTCGTCAG ACGTTTTATCTGGAACTTTTTCCGATTAGAGAATGAACATTTGAACAACTGCGGTCAGTTCCGCGCCGTACGggatatatctataacaccgATACACGCGAATGATCAGGCATTACTGGAGAATATGATGGACAACGACGACGGCGTACAAAACCGaatgaaacataaaaagaagaaaactAG
- the LOC141908213 gene encoding solute carrier family 53 member 1-like isoform X5 produces the protein MNNRPPCFTIQTPVRDDEEGESSQQLPFIPRPRRTTLAAELIENFTSPFGSPAPVWLTMSDSFADNEDSESDDLSDRIGAIGFTHDSGNESETSQQERSSSDTPISDDDDENSPLVGSYYEKNTVRFEPYISRYVLAHEKPVEQNPWTTFRVGFYIGVFVVLISILCISAPLLKIDVPWVPALIMYRGTFLIVFFLALISGNTYGWRTSGVNHVLIFEIDPRNHLSHQELLEMAGFFGVIWGLSVIGYLFSSLIHIPVFANPLALVAFYVIYLLNPIKILHYKARFWLLRVLFRIFTAPFHYVSFPDFWLADQLNSLAVIMQDFEFFICYYAFEVDWLGADRPEVCNKVTYGIRPLVALLPAWFRFAQCLRRYRDTKQAFPHLVNAGKYSTTFFVVVFSSLNKYYIDHHGDHWKQINAFFYLWIASCIVSSCYTYTWDIKMDWGLFDKNAGENRFLREEIVYAYKGYYYFGIIEDFILRFAWSITVSVGEGGLIHGEILKTVLAVFEVVRRFIWNFFRLENEHLNNCGQFRAVRDISITPIHANDQALLENMMDNDDGVQNRMKHKKKKTRQRSRTYKPVEVEPHRWPSNRLAKVQELRRVYGKIGGRRSSKYLLEDDPET, from the exons ATGAATAATCGACCGCCGTGTTTCACGATCCAAACGCCGGTTCGAGACGATGAGGAAGGAGAATCGTCGCAACAGCTGCCGTTTATTCCGAGGCCGCGGCGTACGACTTTAGCCGCCGAGCTGATCGAGAACTTCACGTCGCCGTTCGGTTCGCCGGCGCCGGTCTGGTTGACGATGTCGGACAGTTTCGCCGACAACGAGGACAGCGAATCGGACGATCTCAGCGACCGCATCGGCGCGATCGGATTTACACACGACAGCGGCAACGAGTCGGAGACGTCGCAACAGGAACGGTCATCGAGCGATACGCCGAtcagcgacgacgacgacgagaaCTCGCCGTTAGTCGGGTCGTATTACGAGAAAAACACGGTTCGTTTCGAACCGTATATCAGTCGTTATGTGCTCGCCCATGAAAAACCGGTGGAA CAAAATCCATGGACTACGTTTCGAGTGGGCTTTTATATTGGTGTCTTTGTTGtacttatttctatattatgtaTATCTG ctCCATTATTGAAGATCGATGTCCCGTGGGTTCCAGCGTTGATCATGTACCGCGGTACGTTTCTAATCGTATTTTTCTTGGCACTGATCAGCGGAAATACGTACGGCTGGAGAACATCGGGTGTCAACCACGTTCTGATATTCGAAATCGATCCTAGGAATCATTTGTCGCATCAGGAACTGTTAGAG ATGGCAGGATTTTTCGGTGTGATATGGGGATTGAGTGTTATCGGTTATTTGTTTAGCAGTCTGATTCATATTCCAGTATTCGCGAATCCGCTTGCCTTGGTCGCTTTTTATGTGATTTACCTGCTGAATCCGATTaaaattctacattataaAGCACGTTTCTGGTTGCTCAGGGTACTC TTTCGAATCTTTACCGCTCCTTTCCATTATGTGAGCTTTCCCGATTTCTGGCTGGCTGATCAGTTGAACAGTTTGGCCGTCATCATGCAGGATTTCGAGTTTTTCATCTGTTACTATGCATTTGAAGTTGACTGGCTAGGTGCTGATC GTCCTGAAGTGTGCAATAAGGTTACTTATGGAATCCGCCCTCTTGTTGCGCTGCTTCCCGCTTGGTTTCGGTTTGCTCAATGTCTACGACGTTATCGTGATACGAAACAAGCGTTTCCACATTTAGTCAACGCCGGCAAATATTCGACTACATTCTTTGTTGTGGTGTTTTCATCCTTAAACAAGTATTATATCG ATCATCACGGAGACCATTGGAAACAGATCAATGCATTCTTCTATTTGTGGATCGCTTCGTGCATCGTTAGTTCCTGTTACACGTACACGTgggatataaaaatggattggGGATTGTTCGATAAAAACGCCGGTGAAAATCGCTTTCTACGCGAGGAAATCGTCTACGCGTATAAG GGTTATTATTATTTCGGAATTATTGAAGATTTTATACTGAGATTTGCGTGGAGTATTACGGTATCTGTTGGTGAAGGTGGTCTCATACACGGTGAAATACTCAAAACGGTTCTAGCTGTGTTTGAAGTCGTCAG ACGTTTTATCTGGAACTTTTTCCGATTAGAGAATGAACATTTGAACAACTGCGGTCAGTTCCGCGCCGTACGggatatatctataacaccgATACACGCGAATGATCAGGCATTACTGGAGAATATGATGGACAACGACGACGGCGTACAAAACCGaatgaaacataaaaagaagaaaactAG gCAAAGATCACGGACGTACAAACCAGTTGAAGTCGAGCCGCATAGGTGGCCCTCTAACAG